In Bacteroidales bacterium, the genomic window TTCTATTTCTACAAGGGTTGTGTTTAAATTTTCGGCTGATATTTTAATTATTAAGTATTTATAAAATGTTGGAAATATGTGAATCATAAGAGGGTCTATTTCGGTATGAAATGAGGCGTAATGAAAATCTTTCACAACTCCTATTATAGTTCCTATTTTGGGTTCTTTCAGTGCGTAACTAAATATCATTTTCTTTCCTACAGGATTTTTTAGATTATATTTTGCAACTGCAGATTCATTAATAATAAATGCATTTAGAGAATCGGAAGTGTCATTATCTGAGAAGGTTCTTCCCTCAACCATTTCTAAACCAAAAGCATTTAAAAAATCATGATCGGCACAAAGCATACGAACCCCCATACGGTCGTTTTTAATTTTTTTATTGTCAGACATTTTTCTAAGTGCAGGCACACGTACTCCATAAACTCCAAAACGTTCGCCGGGTATATTTGAGCTTGCAGAAACAGATTCAACGCCTTCAAGTTGAAGGAGTTCATCTTTTAGTTTTGGAATATATTTGATATTACTTTGTCCTGATAGTGGTAAAACAACAACTTGTTTTTTATTAAAGCCAATATCAGTATTTTGAATGAATTGAAGCTGCTTAGCAACTGTTAAGGCCGTGATAGTCAAGAAAATACTTATTGTGAATTGAGAGACTACTAAAATTCTTCGCAAAACTAAGTTTAGCATATCATTTTTTCCTGCATTTATTTTTGTTGCTAAAATCCTACTGGTTTTATAACGTGACATAAAAGCCGAAGGATAAAGTCCGGAGAGTATACCCAACCCAATAATAACTGTGAGTAGATATATTATACTGTCTTTTTCTAATAATTGACTAAGTCTAAGGTTTTTACCGACGAAATCGTTAAAATAAGGAAAGCTTAGTTCAACTACAACTAACGAAATTAATAAAGAGGCTAAAACCAAAGCAAATGATTCGCTGATAAATTGCAGAAAGATACTTCCTGTATTAGCTCCCATTACCTTTCTTATGCCAATTTCTTTCGATCTTTTTATAGAGCTTGCTGTTGCTAGATTAGTGTAGTTGATAGCGGCTAGGATTAAGATAAACAAACCAATAGTTATGTATATAATAATGTATTCAAAATTTCCATTATTTTCTAATTCTTTTTCGGCATGGCTTTTAAGGTGGATATCACTAATTGGGATAAAAAGGATTTTTCCTTCAAGTCCGGCAAAGCGATGTGTTGCGGTGTCTTTTTGTAAGAATTTCTGTAAGCTTTCATCCATTTTGTTTTGCAGATATGCTTGTAATTCTTTTCCTTGTTTTAAGCTGTGAGCTTTGATATAAGTATAGAATACCATTGGTCCGGTAGAATCTACTTTATTCCATTCTTGATGTAGCTTCATCATAGAAAAAACAACATCAAAATGAAAATGTGAATTGGTAGGAATGTTTTTAAAGACAGCTGAAATAGTATATTCTTTATCATCAACTTCCACTTTATTCCCTACTGCTAAAGTGTTCCCGAAAAGCTGGTTGGCTATTTTATTTGAGATCATAATTTGATCTGCTGAACCAAGAAGTGAGCCTTTCTGCTTATGTATTAAAGGAAATGAAAAAACATCTAAAAATGTAGAATCGGCATATATCATGCGCTTTTCATATGCACTATTTCCATTGGCATACAGATAAGGTGGATTGAAAATATCCAGAATTCTGCATGTGTTTGCAAGATTGCTGTGATTTACATTTAAGTCGTATCCTAAATTACCTTCAGTAGTAGCCCAAAGATGATTTTTATCTTTCCACTTATATTCTTCTTGAATACGAAAAATACGTTCATAATCTTTGTGGAACTTATCATAGCTTAATTCGTCGTTAATGTACAGAAATATTAAGATACTTGTTGCCAGTCCAAGTGCCAAACCAAAAATATTGATAATGGAATACACCTTATTTCTGAGTAAAAAGCGGCTTGTTGTTTTAACAATATTTTTAAGCATAAGAAAAAGCCTTAATTATTTAGTTTTTGCTTGAGTAAAATTGGAATTTTTTTATTTTCCTCTTTAAATACTTCTGCTATTATCCAATCTTTTTCTATGGTTTTGATTTTCTGTATTATAAAGTTGGCTGCTAATAAATTATCTGGATTATCTTTTTCTAAGTCCCATATTTCAAATCGATAAGAGGGTATATTTTTATTGTATGATCCTTTAATAAGGATGTCAAAAATTTCATTGGCAGACGAATCGGGAAGTAGTATTTTAATTTCTTTCGGCATAATAGAATCGTTTATTAAATAGTTTTTGTAGTAAAACTCTGTAATATATTCTCGTTAATAATTTGACCATCAAATAAACGAATAATTCTATTTGCATATGAAGCATCTCTTTGAGAGTGAGTTACCATAATGATAGTAGTGCCTTCTTTATTTAAATCGTTTAAAGTACGCATAACATCTTCTCCATGAACTGAGTCTAAATTTCCAGTTGGTTCGTCTGCCAAAATAAGTTTTGGATACCCAACAACTGCTCGCGCAACGGCAACTCTCTGTTGTTGACCACCACTTAATTGTTGTGGAAAATGATGTTTACGATGCAAAATATGCATTTTTTCTAAGGTAGATAAAGTGCGTTTTTTTCTTTCTTTAGGTTTAAGTCCCATATAAATTAGAGGTAATTCAACGTTTTCAAAAACATTTAATTCATCAATTAAATTAAAGTTTTGAAAAATGTAACCCAAATTATTTTTACGAAGTTTAGCGCGTTTTTTTTCTTTGAATTTAGATGTTTCCTCTCCTAAAAATTCGTAAGTCCCCATACTGGGATTATCGAGTAAACCTAAAATATTAAGTAAAGTAGTTTTCCCACAGCCTGAGGGACCCATAATAGCAACAAATTCGCCCTCTTTTACCTCAAGACTTACATCTTGTAAGGCACGTGTTTCTACTTCAGCATTACGGTATATTTTAGTTAAGCCAGATGTTTTAAGCATTTCTTTGTCCATTTTAATCCGACTAATTTAGGGAATAATATTTTATGTAAAGATTTAAGAGTTTATATATTACTTTTTATTACCGACAATATAATTTCACATAAATTATGCCGAGTTTTTATCTATCAGATATTCAGTACGTAAAGTTGATATTCTTGTTATATATCTGTTAAAATATGTTCGATAATGGTCGGTTTTTTGTACATTTACGGACAAAATTCGATTAAAATTTATGAAAACTCAAGCAAAAATTTTGGTAATTGATGATGATAGAGATGTGCTTTTGGCAGCAAAACTGTTATTAAGTCAATATTTTACTTCGGTACATACCGAAGTAAATCCGGAGCAACTACCTAATTTGATGCGTATGGATAACTATGACATTATTTTGCTGGATATGAATTTTTCGCGTGATGCGACGAGTGGACAAGAAGGATTTTATTGGTTGAATCGTGCTTTAGAAATAGATCCTGCAGCCGTTATTATTTTTATTACAGGCTATGGCGATATAGAAATGGCAGTACAAGGGATAAAAGAAGGAGCTACAAATTTTATTCTTAAACCTTGGGATAATCAGAAGTTACTTGCCGAGATTACGGCGAACTTACAAGTTCGGGAATCGAAAAAGGAATTGGCTAAACTTCGTGATAAGCAAAAGCAATTGATTTCTGATATGGATTCTCCATTTAAAGATATTATTGGGCATTCTAATATTATTCAGAAAGTTTTGAATACTGTTAAAAAAGTAGCTCAAACAGACGCAAATGTTTTGTTACTTGGCGAAAACGGAACCGGCAAAGAACTTGTTGCGCGTGCAATTCATAGGATTTCAGAACGTAAAAATGAAGTGTTTATATCGGTAGATTTGGGTGCCATTACCGAATCGCTTTTTGAAAGTGAACTTTTTGGTTATAAAAAAGGAGCTTTTACCGATGCTAAAGAAGATCGTGCAGGCAGGTTTGAAGCAGCCTCGGGAGGAACTATTTTTTTAGACGAAATAGGGAACTTAAGTTATAGCCTTCAATCTAAATTGTTAAGCGTTTTACAAAATAGAAAAGTCGTACGTCTTGGAACACATATTGAAATCCCAATTGATGTAAGAGTGATATGCGCCACTAATATGTCGCTGTATGAAATGGTTGATGAAGGTAAATTTCGTCAGGATTTATTGTATAGGGTTAATACTGTGGAGATTCAGATTCCTCCGCTTCGAGAAAGAGAAGAAGATATCCCTGATTTAGTAGAGCACTTTTTGGGCATATATGTGAAGAAATACCGTTTACCAAAGAAAAGAGTTAGCGTTGCTGCTATAAAAAGGCTCAAAAAGCATAATTGGCCCGGAAATATTCGTGAATTACAGCATTCGGTTGAAAGGGCAGTAATTATGTCCGAAGAATCTACACTTCAAGCACACGATTTCTTTTTGGCTAAACCCATACAGAAAGGTGCCTTACTAAATGCCGAGAACTTAAATCTGCAGGAGACAGAAAGAATTCTAATTAGAAAAGTAATTGATAAATATGGCGGTAATATTTCTAAAGCTTCAAAAGAATTAGGGTTAACAAGAGCGTCTCTTTACAGGCGAATAGAAAAATATGATTTATAAAAATTTTCGTTTGGTCATTATTTTTCGGGTGTTTTTAATTCTTTTAAATACTCTACTTTTAGTTTATTTTTACACTAAGAGCAATTTTATAACGTTGTGGTCTTTAGTGGTTTTATTGGTGGTTCAAACCTATCTTTTAATATATTATACAGAACAAAGTAATCGTCGGTTAAGTAAATTTCTTGATAGCATTAGATATAATGATTTTACCACTACATTTTCTGTAAATATTAATGGTAAAACATTTGAGCATTTAAATGCTTCATTTAATGAGGTAATACGGTTGTTTAAAAATACACGAGCTGAAAAAGAAATACAATATAACTATCTGCAAACAGTTATTCAGCATATAAACACCGGTATCATTGCTTATAGGAAAGATGGTGAGGTTGATATTGTAAATAATGCTATAAAACGTCTTTTTGGGATAAATAATTTTAATCATATTCGGCAGCTTAGCAGTATAGACGAAAGTATTACACATCAACTTTTAAATATAAAAGCGGGAGATTCTATTCTTATCAAATTATTGAAAGAGGATGAAGTCTTACAATTGGCAGTTGTTGCTACCGAATTTAAAAAGCAAGGTGAAGAATATTTATTGGTGAGTTTTCAAGATATTCACGCTGAGCTAGAAGCAAAGGAAATAGAGTCGTGGCAAAATTTGATTAGAGTATTAACTCATGAGATAATGAATTCTATTACCCCAATATCATCATTAACAACTACTGTAAATCAAATGATATTTGATGAGGAACCTTTAAGCTTGGAGATGAAAAATCTAAATACTGATGAAAAGGAAAACGTAAAGTTGGCATTGGAAACAATCGGTAAAAGAAGTCAGGGATTATTAAATTTTGTAGAGATTTATCGTAATTTAACCAGAATACCAAAGCCAAATTTCAGGAGTATTCTTGTATCCGATTTAATTCAAAATGTAGAGCAGCTTTTTGCTGCTCAGTTAAAAGAAAATGGCATTACTTTTTCATATAATATCTTACCCGAAACTCTTCATCTAACAGCCGATCCTGATTTGCTTGAGCAGGTACTTATCAATTTAGTTCTGAATGCAATTCAAGCACTTAAAGACAGTGCCAATCCTGAGATTAAGATAATTTCACGCTTTAATAGAAATAATCGTGTTATAATAGAAATTGCTGATAATGGAAAAGGAATAAAACCTGACTTATTAGATAAAATATTTATGCCTTTCTTTACTTCCAAAAAAGATGGATCAGGTATTGGTCTTAGCCTTTCTCGTCAAATTATGCATATGCATAAAGGCAGTATTCAGGTAAAGTCAATCACAGCAAAGGGAAGTGTTTTTACGCTTATTTTCTAAATAAAATTCTTATGATAAAAGAAATAAATTATCCAATTAATGTACTGAGTAAAAACCGCTGGAGTCCGCGAGCATTCTCTGATAAGATTGTTGAAAAGGATAAACTTCATAGTATTATGGAGGCTGCTCGTTGGTCTGCATCTGCTTTTAATGAACAGCCTTGGCGATTTCTTGTAGCTTATAAGGGCGAAGAAAGTTATCAAAATATAATGGATACATTAGTTGAGTTTAATCAGATGTGGGCAAAAAAAGCGCCTGTTTTAATTCTGAATTGTTATAGAATAAATCTTAGCCGTAATGGAAAACACAACCAAACAGCTCAGTATGATTTGGGACAAGCTGTTGCTCATTATTCGTTAGAGGCGATTAATCAGGGATTATATATTCATCAAATGACGGGCTTTGATGTATCAAAAGCCAATAAACTTTTTGGATTAGGTGAAGAGATTGTGGCATTTAGCGTAACTGCTCTTGGCTATATTGGAGGTGTTGATTCTCTTCCTGAGGATATACGGAAAATGGAAATGGCAGAGCCAATAAGGATGCATCAAAAAGATTTTCTTTTAAACGATTTATAATTCATCTTAGTTAGTTTGCTTTTTTAACTTTGTAAAAAAAATGATCTGATTATGAAAAAATATACTTTCTTTTTTTTAATGATGGTGATATTTGCTTTTTCTTCCTGTGAAAATGGTAAAAAAGCACAGAAAAAGACGAATCAAATACAACAATCAGACGCTCTTGAAGTTCAAGTTCCGATTTTTAATGGCGATTCAGCTTATGTTTATGTGGCAGCTCAAACAGGTTTTGGACCAAGAGTGCCTAATACAGAAGCTCATTCTAAAGCAGGTGAATATTTGATAAACAAGCTTGCTCAATATGCCGATACAGTGGTGGTTCAGGAATTTCAGTCGCGTGCATACGACGCTACACTTTTGAATGGAAAAAATATTATCGCCAGTTTTAATTTAGATAAGGAAAAGCGAATATTTCTCTCTTCGCATTGGGATTCTCGTCCCTATGCCGATCATGATCCGGATGAAGCTAATTATCACACTCCTATCGATGGTGCTAATGACGGAGCAAGTGGAGTAGGTATTTTAATTGAAATGGCAAGGCAGATGCAAATACAAAAACCTGAAATAGGTGTGGATATTGTTTTATTTGATTTAGAAGATTATGGTACACCCGAATTTGCCTCACGTACTTCCAATTCTGAAGAAACTTGGGCTTTAGGATCTCAATATTGGTCGTTAAACCCACATCTAATTGATTATAATGCTCAGTATGGAATTCTGCTCGATATGGTTGGAGCAAAAGATGCTGTTTTTTATATGGAAGATTTTTCTATGCTTTATGCTCCTCATATTGTAAAGAAAGTGTGGAAAATTGCTGCTACTGCAGGATACGGTGATTATTTTGTGTTGGAAAAAGGTTTTAGTGTACTGGATGATCATTATTTTGTTAACAGAGATGCCAATATCCCAACTATTGATATTATTCAGTATGATCCTGATTCTCCCTATGGATTTTACAAGCATTGGCATACCCTTAAAGATAATATAGAAAATATTGACAAGGAAACTTTAAAAGTAGTAGGACAAGTAATTACAGAAGTAATTTATAGGGAGAGATAAGGGGTTTTATTAATGATTTATCACTTTTTCAACTTGTCTTTAAGAAACTCTCTTATTCTGATTCTTGCATTTTCTCGAATATTAAAATAAAAGAAATTATAATCATAAAGATGATAATTACCTGCCTTTAAGAACATTACTAAATCCTTTTGATTGGATGGCTTATCAACAACAATAACTCCTTTTTTGGTATTGGCATTGATGAACTTAGGGATGATGATTGTATCATTGCTATTCGTAAAATCATCGGGGAAATTTATATTTCCACTAAATAAACTTTTCTGATTGAACTCAAAATTCGGATTTTCAATAAAAAAAGCACCTAAATTATATTCTTGATTGATATTTACATCTTTATTCTCCCAAGATAAAGGATTGGTTACTTGCGTTTTTTTTACGGCAAAAGATTTAAAAGCAAAACTTCGTTGCGTATTCCAACTATTAATGCATCCAGTTTCGGTGCTGCCTTGGCACATTCCAATATTCCCGAGTTCACTTAAATAATCATCAGTTATGGGCCAACCAATGAAATAGGCTGTCACAAATTGGGCACGCATACTTTCGTTTTTATTGATGTATTTTAAAAGCTCTTTTCCTAGGTAGCTGCCTTGACTATGCCCTGCTAGAATAAACGGTCGACCGTGATTAAAATTCTCAAAATAATAATCAAAAGCAGCTTTAACATCTTGATAAGCCAAATCAAGTGCTTTTTTACCGTCTGCTTTTAAATCAAGAAAAGCATAAAAATTTGCTTGGCGATAAAGGGGAGCGTACACATTAGCAACATCTAAAAAAGCAGAGGCTTGATTAGCAAAAATGACATAATATGTTAAATCATTTATGGCTTTAAAATCCATGGGTTGATTCCAGTTTGTATTCACAAAAAAGGTTGAAGGATGTATGTAAAACACATCGGCTTCATATTCGTTTTTTTCCGGAATATAAGTCCAAGCATTAGGGTTATTGTAGTTTGGCGCTTTGGGAACACTATCGAGTGTGAAACTGTATTTTGGCTTAATTTTTTTTATGGCAATACGGGCTATCTTATCAGAAGCATTACAACTAACGAAAAGAATTGATAAAAGCAGATAGCTTATTTTGCCAAAATTATTCATTAACGAATAATTATTTTTTGTGTTTGTCTTTGTCCGTTGCCTTCAACTTCAAAGAAATAAATCCCTTTTTGGAGGTATTGTAAATTTAAGTCTAATTTATAGTTGATTACAAATTTATTTTGATAAACCGATTGTCCTAACATATTGCTAATACGAATAGTATAGGTTTTGCCATTAGTAGATTCATTAAATCGTAATACAATTTGTCCGTTTGAGGGATTGGGAAAAAGGCTGAAAAATTCATCCTGTATTTTTGCTTCTTCTTTAATCCCAACAGGAACACCAGATAAGAACAAAGCACCTGTGTCGTTCGGATCCAGCCAAGGCTTTAATTGTGTATTATCAGTACTTCCGTTTTTATCCCAATGGTAATCGAATTTACCATAATAATCTTCCGATGTCAGTTCGGTACAAGAAGCCCAACCACCCGTTAATGTACCTATTAAAAAACCATCCTGCGAATAAATAGGAGAGCCGGAAGAACCTCCTTCTGTTACTCCATGTCCATTTTCTGTTGCACTCCAAACTACCTCCCAAGATCCGTTTTCAGAGCCAACATAGCCACCACTTGAATAGGTTGCGCTTAGCAAATCAGAAGTATAGGTCGATATTTTTTTAATATCGCCTTGAGGATGGTGAATAGTAACTCCATTTGTACTACCATCTCCGGTTCTGTCCCAACCCATAAAATAAGCATTGTATTCTACCGGAATATTCTGTTGAAGCAAAACCAAATAAAAATCAGAGCCCATAGTTCCGGAATTTGAGCTGGCAGCAATTTTTGTAGCTCCTGTCATGGTGTTTGAATTTGGTTCATCAATTGGGTTATCGCAGGTAGCCGATTGGTAATTAAAATAAATAATCCATTGATTCAAATCACTTGATGAAGCGTCAGTAGCACAATGGTCTGCAGTTAAAATATATGGTGTTCTATCGTTTTCTACATTATTTATTACACTTCCTGTACACCAGTAGGAGGAACTTCCTTCTTTAATTAAAAGGCGAACGACTGAATTTATCTGTTTTTCATAATCGGTTCCTTCCGAACATTTTACATTTACTTCGCAGCCACCTGAGTCTCCAAATCCACTTGTGCTTTTTAAGTTGCTAACACCACGATAAGCATGCAATACTTCATCAATGGTAAAATGACCTAAACCGGCGACATTAGCAGGCTCGTTGTATTCAATTACTAATTTATCACCATAAATTAATTCGGTAGCAAACATTCCTGTTTTGGAATTATTTAAATCGGTAAAAGAACCAATAACTTGCTTTTTATCAGGAGAGTATACAAATAATTTTGCTCCTTTTGGTAAATAGAAATCAGAAAAATACAAGCCTAAAGCTAAAGCATTTTTTGATGTAATTGTTGCCCTCCAAATAGTATTACCATTAGAATCAATTATCTTTTTTCCAAAATCAGGCTCTTGTAATTTCCGATTAAAATCTAGTATTTGTCCAAATTTGTATGCAGTACATTGTTTCTCAATAGTTGCATTTTTTTGAGGAGAAAAAGGAGTTCTTGGAGAATAAATCTTTTCATTATCTGCAAATTTTTCCATTCGAAAAGATGCCGGTTTTCCACCTCGACTAATTTGAGCCTGTAGTTGTATGCTTAATATGCTAAGCATAAGCGTTAATACGGAGAGTTTAATAGTCTTAGATATACTATTGAGCACAAAATTCTTAGAGTTCATAATAATTGATTTGCTACAAAATTAATAATTTCTAATGAAGTAAAAGCTTGTAAAAGCCTGTTTTGCCATTATCGTTATCACTAAGCCCAAAAAAAATTATTTCGGAGCTGTTGACTTCGGTAATATATAATGTTTCTATTTTACTAATTACGAATTGTTCTGAAGAATCTTTTATCGGCCAATATTCAAGTTTTTTATCCATTTTATTATTCAGCTTTATCTTACCAATAAAGCTACCTAAGATTGCTCCGTCATTATAAACATCATTGGTTTCTTCTACCGAAATGGTAAAATATAGCGTATTTTCTTGAGGAGAATAACAGGCTCCTGAGAAGCCACTTTTGTTATTATTTATAACTGGAAGATTGAATAAATAAGAAGTAAAATCGGGGAGAGGGTAATCTTTTTTAAAAAGATAATTGAGCATTTCTTTTTTGTTTACACAATATATCCTATTATTTCCACACACATTTCCTCGTTGTAAAAAGTAGAAAAACTTACCATCATTTGCTAAACCTTCAAGGTTAATACTATTTCCAATAGGGAAATCGCCTTGTAAATAAAACTTTTGATACAGATTATGCAAAGATTTTTTTAAAAGTAGTTTTCTGTTTTTACTATCAAAAACATAAGCTGTATCGCGTGTAAACGCTTGACTGCCTGATCCTATAATTAAAAGTGTATCGTTGAAAACATCCATAGCTTCAAAATCAGGTTTTATACTCTTAGAATAATTTTCTTGTCCGGAAGATGGAATTTTTGATAAAAGATATTTTTCCTGCGTTTCTCCTTTATCATCTATTAAATACAGATAAGGTGAGTCATCACCAATTACCCAGAGTCCTTCTTCCGTTTTACAAATTCCTGAGCCTGCAGAAATGTCTTCAATACTTATAAATTGTTGGATGCTAATAGATTTTTCATTATTTGTATTGCATCCGAAAGTAAGGAGCAAAAACAAGAGTAAGATCCAATAAATGTGCGTTATTTTTTGTTTTGGGATCATAATTTATTTTTATTTCAATAATTTCTTTGGAACGCGAAGGCGAAGTTCTTGTTTCCTATAATCTATCTCTGCTTTATAATCGCGTAAAATATCTCCTCCAATAACTCCATCTATAACCTGCAAACCATAAGTTTCAAAAGATTGGTTGATATGACTCATGTCAATAATTACACTTATATAGTTTTTTAAATAAAGACCTCCAATTTCAAGATTTTCTAAAGTAATAATATGGCTTTTCATATCGTTGGTTCCTAAGCCTGTTGAGAGATGTTGGTTCTCTTGCATCTCAGGTTCGTTTACAAATAATGAAATTCTATTTTGATCAAAAACAGTGCGTGAGGCTCCTGTATCAATCAGTAATCGGCAAGGCTTCTGATTGATTTTAGCACTGAGTATTAGATGTACTCCGTCTGCTTCAATAGAAATAAATTCAAAAGGTATTTTACATAGCATATTGGAAATATATATGTTTAAAAAATTATCAAGTAAAAGTAATTAAAATAGCATATCTCTAAGAACTTTTATATCGTTGCCGATTAAATTAAAAAAAACATTTGGTAGTTTCCAAAACTATTCTACTTTTGTAGCCACAATGATGAAAATTTATGCATATCGTTATTTCTTTTATTGGTTTATTAGACCATAGCGGGATACTTTGTGTAATTAAATAAAAATAAATTATAAAGGAGTCCCAAAGAAATTTGGGACTTTTTTTTATGCAA contains:
- a CDS encoding ABC transporter permease, with protein sequence MLKNIVKTTSRFLLRNKVYSIINIFGLALGLATSILIFLYINDELSYDKFHKDYERIFRIQEEYKWKDKNHLWATTEGNLGYDLNVNHSNLANTCRILDIFNPPYLYANGNSAYEKRMIYADSTFLDVFSFPLIHKQKGSLLGSADQIMISNKIANQLFGNTLAVGNKVEVDDKEYTISAVFKNIPTNSHFHFDVVFSMMKLHQEWNKVDSTGPMVFYTYIKAHSLKQGKELQAYLQNKMDESLQKFLQKDTATHRFAGLEGKILFIPISDIHLKSHAEKELENNGNFEYIIIYITIGLFILILAAINYTNLATASSIKRSKEIGIRKVMGANTGSIFLQFISESFALVLASLLISLVVVELSFPYFNDFVGKNLRLSQLLEKDSIIYLLTVIIGLGILSGLYPSAFMSRYKTSRILATKINAGKNDMLNLVLRRILVVSQFTISIFLTITALTVAKQLQFIQNTDIGFNKKQVVVLPLSGQSNIKYIPKLKDELLQLEGVESVSASSNIPGERFGVYGVRVPALRKMSDNKKIKNDRMGVRMLCADHDFLNAFGLEMVEGRTFSDNDTSDSLNAFIINESAVAKYNLKNPVGKKMIFSYALKEPKIGTIIGVVKDFHYASFHTEIDPLMIHIFPTFYKYLIIKISAENLNTTLVEIEKTWKNYLPKAPFSYSFLDKTYDNIYSSDKRMGNVFYYFTFIALLLAGMGLYGLAAFITEQRSSEISIRKILGASSGKIMLTLSKEFTILIIIANLIAWLPAWFFLKNWLSDFAIKIDLGLQGFILAALFSLIIGLLTISIKTYIAAKANPVDILKTD
- a CDS encoding ABC transporter ATP-binding protein: MLKTSGLTKIYRNAEVETRALQDVSLEVKEGEFVAIMGPSGCGKTTLLNILGLLDNPSMGTYEFLGEETSKFKEKKRAKLRKNNLGYIFQNFNLIDELNVFENVELPLIYMGLKPKERKKRTLSTLEKMHILHRKHHFPQQLSGGQQQRVAVARAVVGYPKLILADEPTGNLDSVHGEDVMRTLNDLNKEGTTIIMVTHSQRDASYANRIIRLFDGQIINENILQSFTTKTI
- a CDS encoding sigma-54-dependent Fis family transcriptional regulator — its product is MKTQAKILVIDDDRDVLLAAKLLLSQYFTSVHTEVNPEQLPNLMRMDNYDIILLDMNFSRDATSGQEGFYWLNRALEIDPAAVIIFITGYGDIEMAVQGIKEGATNFILKPWDNQKLLAEITANLQVRESKKELAKLRDKQKQLISDMDSPFKDIIGHSNIIQKVLNTVKKVAQTDANVLLLGENGTGKELVARAIHRISERKNEVFISVDLGAITESLFESELFGYKKGAFTDAKEDRAGRFEAASGGTIFLDEIGNLSYSLQSKLLSVLQNRKVVRLGTHIEIPIDVRVICATNMSLYEMVDEGKFRQDLLYRVNTVEIQIPPLREREEDIPDLVEHFLGIYVKKYRLPKKRVSVAAIKRLKKHNWPGNIRELQHSVERAVIMSEESTLQAHDFFLAKPIQKGALLNAENLNLQETERILIRKVIDKYGGNISKASKELGLTRASLYRRIEKYDL
- a CDS encoding ATP-binding protein, which gives rise to MIYKNFRLVIIFRVFLILLNTLLLVYFYTKSNFITLWSLVVLLVVQTYLLIYYTEQSNRRLSKFLDSIRYNDFTTTFSVNINGKTFEHLNASFNEVIRLFKNTRAEKEIQYNYLQTVIQHINTGIIAYRKDGEVDIVNNAIKRLFGINNFNHIRQLSSIDESITHQLLNIKAGDSILIKLLKEDEVLQLAVVATEFKKQGEEYLLVSFQDIHAELEAKEIESWQNLIRVLTHEIMNSITPISSLTTTVNQMIFDEEPLSLEMKNLNTDEKENVKLALETIGKRSQGLLNFVEIYRNLTRIPKPNFRSILVSDLIQNVEQLFAAQLKENGITFSYNILPETLHLTADPDLLEQVLINLVLNAIQALKDSANPEIKIISRFNRNNRVIIEIADNGKGIKPDLLDKIFMPFFTSKKDGSGIGLSLSRQIMHMHKGSIQVKSITAKGSVFTLIF
- a CDS encoding nitroreductase family protein; the protein is MIKEINYPINVLSKNRWSPRAFSDKIVEKDKLHSIMEAARWSASAFNEQPWRFLVAYKGEESYQNIMDTLVEFNQMWAKKAPVLILNCYRINLSRNGKHNQTAQYDLGQAVAHYSLEAINQGLYIHQMTGFDVSKANKLFGLGEEIVAFSVTALGYIGGVDSLPEDIRKMEMAEPIRMHQKDFLLNDL
- a CDS encoding M28 family peptidase, with translation MKKYTFFFLMMVIFAFSSCENGKKAQKKTNQIQQSDALEVQVPIFNGDSAYVYVAAQTGFGPRVPNTEAHSKAGEYLINKLAQYADTVVVQEFQSRAYDATLLNGKNIIASFNLDKEKRIFLSSHWDSRPYADHDPDEANYHTPIDGANDGASGVGILIEMARQMQIQKPEIGVDIVLFDLEDYGTPEFASRTSNSEETWALGSQYWSLNPHLIDYNAQYGILLDMVGAKDAVFYMEDFSMLYAPHIVKKVWKIAATAGYGDYFVLEKGFSVLDDHYFVNRDANIPTIDIIQYDPDSPYGFYKHWHTLKDNIENIDKETLKVVGQVITEVIYRER
- a CDS encoding DUF3089 domain-containing protein; the encoded protein is MNNFGKISYLLLSILFVSCNASDKIARIAIKKIKPKYSFTLDSVPKAPNYNNPNAWTYIPEKNEYEADVFYIHPSTFFVNTNWNQPMDFKAINDLTYYVIFANQASAFLDVANVYAPLYRQANFYAFLDLKADGKKALDLAYQDVKAAFDYYFENFNHGRPFILAGHSQGSYLGKELLKYINKNESMRAQFVTAYFIGWPITDDYLSELGNIGMCQGSTETGCINSWNTQRSFAFKSFAVKKTQVTNPLSWENKDVNINQEYNLGAFFIENPNFEFNQKSLFSGNINFPDDFTNSNDTIIIPKFINANTKKGVIVVDKPSNQKDLVMFLKAGNYHLYDYNFFYFNIRENARIRIREFLKDKLKK
- a CDS encoding T9SS type A sorting domain-containing protein; amino-acid sequence: MNSKNFVLNSISKTIKLSVLTLMLSILSIQLQAQISRGGKPASFRMEKFADNEKIYSPRTPFSPQKNATIEKQCTAYKFGQILDFNRKLQEPDFGKKIIDSNGNTIWRATITSKNALALGLYFSDFYLPKGAKLFVYSPDKKQVIGSFTDLNNSKTGMFATELIYGDKLVIEYNEPANVAGLGHFTIDEVLHAYRGVSNLKSTSGFGDSGGCEVNVKCSEGTDYEKQINSVVRLLIKEGSSSYWCTGSVINNVENDRTPYILTADHCATDASSSDLNQWIIYFNYQSATCDNPIDEPNSNTMTGATKIAASSNSGTMGSDFYLVLLQQNIPVEYNAYFMGWDRTGDGSTNGVTIHHPQGDIKKISTYTSDLLSATYSSGGYVGSENGSWEVVWSATENGHGVTEGGSSGSPIYSQDGFLIGTLTGGWASCTELTSEDYYGKFDYHWDKNGSTDNTQLKPWLDPNDTGALFLSGVPVGIKEEAKIQDEFFSLFPNPSNGQIVLRFNESTNGKTYTIRISNMLGQSVYQNKFVINYKLDLNLQYLQKGIYFFEVEGNGQRQTQKIIIR